In the Sarcophilus harrisii chromosome 3, mSarHar1.11, whole genome shotgun sequence genome, one interval contains:
- the SLC39A10 gene encoding zinc transporter ZIP10 gives MKVHMHTKFCLICLLTFIFHQCNHCHEEGHDHHNHNHNDYQISEAPYLHGGITESETSKFSVPDAENEKKYYIEKLFARYGENGRLSFFGLEKLLTSLGLGEIKVVEINHEDIGHDHVSHLDILAVQEGKHFHSHNHQHSHNHFNSENQTGTSGTSKRNHRCEPEKDTAEIPVKSENKHSHDHNHHPHHHHHLHHHPDHNTTHHSHNDSVTHSEHGEPSHEPSSDTNTTQEQAEVKLRKPKKRRKGKKNSETSQGEQHEHNRVHKYDHVHLQEHNGHDNGHGHQGPDSHNEDEHQHVQKREAPHKQNSVKKNAVYSARSHRDHNHHEECLNVTQLLRYYGHGANTPISPDLFTYLCPALLYQIDSRLCIEHFDELLFEDINKDKNVFSTDKANIGASAWICGIISITVISLLSLLGVILVPIINQGCFKFLLTFLVALAVGTMSGDALLHLLPHSQGGHDHSHQHGHGHGHGHRHPHGHETKNPEFLEEYDAVLKGLVALGGIYLLFIIEHCIRMFKHYKQQRGKQKWFMKQKAEESAIGRKLSDHKLNNTPDADWLQLKPLAGTDDSVVSEDRLNETELTDLEGQQESPPKNYLCIEEEKIVDHSHSDGVHAVREHDLHCAAHNNHEESKTVLRKHNHQWHHKHSHHSHGPCHSGSDLKETGIANIAWMVIMGDGIHNFSDGLAIGAAFSAGLTGGISTSIAVFCHELPHELGDFAVLLKAGMTVKQAIVYNLLSAMMAYIGMLIGTAVGQYANNITLWIFAITAGMFLYVALVDMLPEMLHGDGDNEEHGYCPVGQFILQNFGLLFGFAIMLVIALYEDKIVFDIQF, from the exons ATGAAggtacacatgcacacaaaatTTTGCCTCATTTGTTTGCTGACCTTTATTTTCCATCAGTGTAATCACTGCCATGAGGAAGGGCATGACCATCACAATCACAACCACAATGATTACCAGATCTCAGAGGCACCATATCTCCATGGTGGTATAACAGAATCGGAGACAAGTAAGTTTTCAGTGCCGGatgctgaaaatgaaaaaaaatactacattgAAAAACTTTTTGCTCGTTATGGTGAAAATGGAAGATTGTCATTTTTTGGTCTGGAGAAACTTTTAACAAGCTTGGGCCTTGGAGAGATAAAAGTAGTAGAGATTAATCATGAGGATATTGGTCACGATCATGTTTCTCACTTAGATATTTTGGCTGTTcaggaaggaaaacattttcactcTCATAACCATCAACATTCCCATAATCACTTTAATTCAGAAAATCAAACTGGGACTAGTGGAACATCAAAAAGAAACCACAGATGTGAACCAGAAAAAGACACAGCTGAAATACCtgtaaaatctgaaaataaacaTTCTCATGACCATAATCACCACccccaccatcaccatcatctgCATCATCACCCTGACCATAACACTACACACCATTCTCATAATGATTCCGTAACTCACAGTGAGCATGGAGAACCAAGCCATGAACCATCATCTGACACTAATACAACTCAGGAGCAAGCTGAAGTTAAACTTCGGAAAcccaagaagagaagaaaaggaaagaaaaatagcgAAACTTCTCAGGGTGAACAACATGAGCATAATCGGGTCCACAAGTATGATCACGTACACCTTCAAGAACATAATGGCCATGATAATGGCCATGGACATCAAGGTCCTGATTCTCATAATGAAGATGAACATCAGCATGTTCAAAAGCGGGAAGCCCCCCATAAGCAGAATAGTGTGAAAAAAAATGCAGTCTATTCAGCACGAAGTCACAGAGATCATAATCATCATGAAGAG TGTTTGAATGTTACCCAGTTATTACGATACTATGGTCATGGGGCCAATACTCCAATTTCTCCTGATCTCTTTACGTATCTTTGTCCTGCGTTATTGTATCAAATTGACAGCAGACTTTGTATTGAGCATTTTGATGAACTCCTGTTTGAAGATATCAACAAGGATAAAAATGTGTTCTCTACAGATAAGGCAAATATAGGTGCATCAG CCTGGATTTGTGGTATCATTTCTATCACGGTTATTAGCCTACTATCACTGCTAGGTGTAATCTTGGTTCCCATAATTAACCAAGGATGCTTCAAATTCCTCCTCACATTCCTGGTTGCACTGGCTGTGGGAACAATGAGCGGAGATGCACTTCTTCATCTGCTTCCACat TCACAAGGGGGCCACGATCACAGTCATCAACATGGACATGGGCATGGGCATGGGCACAGACATCCTCATGGACATGAAACAAAAAATCCAGAGTTTTTGGAAGAATATGATGCAGTATTGAAAGGACTTGTAGCTCTGGGAGGCATTTATCTGCTATTCATCATTGAACACTGTATAAGAATGTTTAAGCATTACAAACAACAAAGG GGAAAACAGAAGTGGTTTATGAAGCAGAAAGCAGAAGAATCAGCTATTGGAAGGAAACTTTCAGAccataaattaaataatactCCAGATGCTGACTGGCTTCAGCTCAAACCTCTTGCAG GAACTGATGATTCAGTTGTGTCTGAAGATCGACTTAATGAAACTGAACTGACAGATTTGGAAGGCCAACAAGAATCCCCTCCTAAGAACTACCTTTGtatagaagaggagaaaattgtGGACCATTCTCACAGTGATGGTGTACATGCCGTTCGTGAGCATGATCTTCATTGTGCAGCACATAACAACCATGAAGAAAGCAAAACTGTGCTGAGGAAACACAATCATCAATGGCACCACAAACATTCCCATCATTCGCATGGACCCTGTCATTCTGGATCGGATCTAAAGGAAACTGGAATAGCTAACATAGCTTGGATGGTAATCATGGGAGATGGCATCCACAACTTCAGCGATGGCTTAGCAATAG GAGCAGCTTTTAGTGCTGGATTGACTGGAGGCATCAGTACCTCTATTGCAGTTTTTTGTCATGAACTTCCCCATGAATTAG GCGATTTTGCAGTCCTACTTAAAGCTGGAATGACAGTAAAGCAAGCCATTGTGTACAACCTTCTCTCTGCCATGATGGCTTACATAGGTATGCTGATTGGTACAGCCGTGGGTCAGTATGCCAATAACATCACCCTCTGGATCTTTGCTATTACTGCAGGCATGTTCCTCTACGTAGCTTTAGTGGATATG ctTCCAGAAATGCTGCATGGTGATGGTGACAATGAAGAACATGGCTATTGTCCCGTGGGACAATTTATTCTTCAGAATTTTGGATTACTTTTTGGGTTTGCCATCATGCTGGTGATTGCCCTCTATGAAGATAAAATTGTGTTTGACATACAGTTCTGA